The following are encoded together in the Anopheles nili chromosome 3, idAnoNiliSN_F5_01, whole genome shotgun sequence genome:
- the LOC128724200 gene encoding serine protease snake-like translates to MKLPAALVRPLVILLVALQMRDVDAQNTANRNNEETSHIVLLGSTRSDGTREFRCGGSYIGRNIILAGAHCVTGKNQPTLNTVQFGSGDNGVRHFRIVNHTLHYRYKPQFEYHNMAIYHLDGRPDILSGGQFKPACILKPHMKSGVVQMVGDGSDGRGLSLQTTALDVVTSEKCHEYYNPIPKLRFGVLLCCFCAMNSETTECSNMHSSPLQFMINRSGKRVPFIIGHKSIGKACGVKSPAVFTRYGSYYEWLETITDLPLEATECFRNY, encoded by the exons ATGAAGTTACCAGCTGCTTTAGTACGTCCGTTGGTGATCTTGTTGGTAGCACTTCAAATGCGCGATGTCGACGCTCAGAATACTGCCAACCGAAACAATGAGGAAACCTCGCACATC GTTCTGCTTGGATCGACCCGCTCGGATGGGACGCGCGAATTTCGCTGCGGTGGCTCGTACATCGGTCGGAACATTATTCTAGCCGGGGCACATTGTGTCACCGGTAAAAATCAGCCTACCCTCAACACAGTCCAGTTCGGAAGCGGCGACAACGGAGTGAGACACTTTCGCATCGTGAACCATACGCTGCACTATCGTTACAAGCCACAGTTCGAGTACCACAACATGGCCATCTACCATTTGGACGGCCGTCCCGACATCCTTAGTGGTGGCCAGTTCAAGCCAGCTTGCATCCTAAAACCCCACATGAAGTCGGGCGTCGTTCAGATGGTTGGAGACGGTTCGGACGGTCGCGGATTGTCGCTGCAGACGACTGCACTGGACGTGGTGACGTCCGAGAAATGTCACGAATATTACAATCCCATCCCGAAGCTGCGATTTGGAGTACTGCTGTGCTGTTTTTGCGCGATGAATTCTGAAACAACTGAATGCTCC AACATGCATAGTTCGCCTCTTCAGTTCATGATCAACAGGAGCGGAAAACGCGTCCCGTTCATAATTGGTCACAAATCGATCGGCAAAGCGTGTGGCGTTAAAAGCCCGGCAGTGTTCACTCGCTATGGTTCGTACTATGAATGGCTGGAAACAATCACAGACCTGCCGCTGGAGGCAACCG AATGTTTTAGGAACTACTGA
- the LOC128725113 gene encoding transmembrane protease serine 9-like — translation MAKVKGFSLLAALSIFSVVHSRIQPAEQVFPTDINKAFIPTVRQTLNDCHLRYHKYGDYYLVYPIYGVPARQGEFAHMAAIGWRQNNGSISFDCGGSLVTTRHVLTAAHCALNDDGVAPQVVRVGVIDITAGLYDPQNQFAQEYGIEIFKRHPQHEYRAEYHDIALITLDRAVTLSSAVLPACLWTGAQVPLRRLEAAGFGQTSFGGDRTPILLKVQLSPVENAACSRFYKPGRTRQQGLIDQQMCAADERMDTCLGDSGGPLQIKLMANNRLIPFVVGITSFGRFCGSAIPAVYTRVSSYYNWVQTETGLSFDARACASRHLNDREIEEAMVANRVGDKLFVEPERSYMDLETVAKHRVYLGYSTTTGRIQWNCGGVLINENYVLTVAHCDRFVLNKTPDYVKVGDLDIFQDHSHAQIIRIEQFIKHPDYRNDGALENDIALVKLQSNVRLQPNAVPACIMNSESVTLPFYEMAGLGPYNMNNFIMDNEPVSSNNTLVLTRMRADSRLCNLRSANNIMCTRNNQSLVQGTCRIEHGGPLEREIWHHDRYYSYVFGLTVAGDDCGFGSEAYYVKIASHIDWIEQTVLSQRGRRRQNRSNRVQRQIIFPASNEQLDEGFGPQSCLLSDGRRGSCKVYSLCAKELIGATISICRHGIEPIICCPSVNEYIRPTRLSATGTQWTNPTQPQTAHKLNSCVSYWKQYKRPSIEEFEHIPSEGRLFGADEYPHIAEIGNTQQNIWPCMGVLVSNFYVLSSASCLALARGLRSVKLGNSVPSTNTYEIAQIFNHPSYRRGFENSNDLALIRLSDRVQFSSSILPACLWSKTDSVPLKLYALGASTNGLKFVYPRSAMYNADCRVMSGARNSILDDEHICVENYFATDTTCTDQQGNPAEGLIEYNGTRIPLVVGLTSYTIGCSPTPRAQTVTILTRIATHMTWIKDIVER, via the exons ATGGCAAAAGTCAAAGGATTTTCTCTGCTTGCGGCTCTCAGCATCTTCTCAGTAGTTCACTCTCGAATACAGCCGGCGGAACAAGTATTTCCTACCGACATCAACAAAGCGTTCATTCCCACCGTTCGTCAAACTCTCAACG ATTGCCACTTGCGCTATCACAAGTATGGAGACTATTATCTCGTGTATCCTATCTACGGTGTACCCGCAAGACAGGGAGAGTTTGCCCACATGGCCGCCATCGGATGGCGCCAGAACAACGGTTCGATTAGCTTCGATTGCGGGGGATCTTTGGTAACGACTCGACACGTGCTAACCGCAGCACACTGTGCCCTGAACGACGATGG GGTGGCTCCGCAAGTGGTGCGTGTGGGAGTGATCGACATCACGGCAGGATTGTACGACCCTCAAAACCAGTTTGCCCAGGAGTACGGCATCGAGATTTTCAAGCGCCATCCGCAACACGAATATCGTGCGGAATACCACGACATCGCACTGATTACTTTGGACCGTGCAGTGACCCTGTCCAGTGCCGTGCTTCCGGCATGTCTTTGGACTGGAGCTCAGGTGCCTCTGCGTCGCCTCGAAGCGGCGGGATTCGGACAGACCAGCTTTGGTGGCGATCGTACTCCGATTCTGTTGAAGGTGCAGTTATCACCAGTGGAAAATGCGGCATGTAGCCGGTTCTACAAGCCCGGACGAACACGTCAGCAGGGCTTGATCGACCAACAGATGTGCGCGGCAGATGAACGCATGGACACGTGCCTTGGCGATTCCGGTGGGCCACTGCAAATTAAGCTAATGGCGAACAACCGACTGATCCCATTCGTGGTTGGGATTACCTCATTCGGACGGTTCTGCGGATCTGCCATACCTGCCGTTTACACCAGGGTTTCATCCTACTACAATTGGGTGCAAACGGAGACGGGCCTATCGTTCGACGCCAGAG CATGTGCCTCTCGTCATCTCAACGATCGTGAAATCGAAGAAGCCATGGTGGCCAACCGTGTCGGTGATAAATTGTTTGTCGAACCGGAGAGAAGCTACATGGATTTAGAAACGGTAGCCAAACATCGCGTATACCTTGGATATAGCACGACCACCGGTCGCATTCAGTGGAACTGTGGCGGTGTGTTGATCAACGAAAACTACGTACTCACGGTGGCTCATTGTGATCGGTTCGTGCTCAACAAAACGCCCGATTATGTTAAGGTTGGCGATTTGGATATATTTCAGGATCATTCCCATGCACAGATCATTCGAATCGAACAGTTTATTAAACACCCTGATTACCGAAACGATGGTGCTCTCGAAAATGATATCGCACTCGTAAAACTACAGAGCAACGTGAG ATTGCAACCCAATGCCGTGCCGGCTTGCATAATGAATTCCGAGTCGGTTACATTACCCTTTTACGAAATGGCTGGTCTGGGCCCGTATAATATGAATAACTTCATCATGGACAACGAGCCGGTATCGAGTA aTAATACCCTTGTCTTGACGCGAATGAGAGCAGACAGCAGATTATGCAATTTGAGGTCTGCCAATAATATCATGTGTACCAGAAACAATCAATCTTTAGTGCAGGGCACGTGTCGC ATTGAGCACGGCGGTCCGTTGGAGCGAGAAATTTGGCATCACGATCGTTATTATTCCTACGTATTTGGTTTAACCGTAGCTGGAGACGATTGTGGCTTCGGATCGGAAGCGTACTACGTTAAAATTGCTTCTCATATCGACTGGATAGAGCAAACCGTGTTGAGCCAAAGAGGCCGCCGGCGCCAAAACCGTTCAAACAGAGTGCAAAGGCAAATTATATTCCCTGCTTCGAACGAACAACTCGACGAAGGGTTTGGTCCCCAGTCTTGCCTTTTGTCGGACGGGCGTCGAGGATCTTGCAAAGTGTACAGTCTTTGTGCGAAGGAATTAATTGGAGCAACTATATCGATTTGCAGACATGGCATTGAGCCCATTATTTGTTGCCCCTCCGTAAATGAATATATACGACCAACGCGTCTATCTGCTACCGGAACCCAATGGACAAATCCAACGCAACCACAAACCGCGCACAAGCTAAACAGCTGCGTATCATACTGGAAGCAATACAAGCGCCCTTCGATAGAAGAGTTCGAACACATCCCTTCCGAAGGACGATTGTTTGGTGCGGATGAGTATCCACATATTGCAGAAATCGGCAACACGCAGCAAAACATATGGCCCTGCATGGGGGTGTTGGTGAGCAATTTTTACGTGCTGAGTAGTGCTAGTTGTCTTGCACTAGCACGTGGTTTAAGATCCGTTAAATTGGGTAACAGTGTGCCCAGTACAAACACCTATGAAATAGCTCAAATCTTCAATCATCCATCATACCGAAGGGGGTTTGAAAATTCTAACGATTTAGCACTGATCCGGTTAAGCGATCGTGTACAGTTTTCTTCTAGCATCCTACCGGCTTGCTTGTGGAGTAAAACTGATTCAGTTCCGCTGAAATTGTACGCCTTGGGAGCTAGTACAAATg GTCTAAAGTTCGTCTATCCCCGGAGTGCCATGTATAATGCAGATTGCCGTGTTATGTCAGGTGCTAGAAATTCTATTCTGGACGACGAACACATATGCGTGGAAAATTACTTTGCAACGGATACCACTTGCACGGATCAGCAAGGAAACCCTGCTGAGGGATTAATCGAATACAACGGCACACGAATTCCTTTGGTTGTCGGGTTAACGTCTTATACGATCGGCTGTTCTCCAACGCCTAGGGCACAGACTGTAACTATCCTTACCAGAATTGCAACACACATGACATGGATCAAAGATATCGTGGAACGATGA